The genomic window ACGAAGAGGAAGGCCGCGGCGAGTCCCATCGCGAGGCTCGCGGCGATGGAGATCCACGTCATTTCCATGGCGTGCCTCCCCGCGGGAAAGGTGACCCCGCGGTGAAGGTTGCGGCGTATCCGGTCAGGGACCAGCACTCCATCAGTAACCTCACGATTGCGATGTCCTATCCTGCGTGAAACGTCTGCTAGTTCACAAGACCCTTTTGTCATATTTGTGATGTTTTTGGTAACGTTTTATATAAGTCGTGTTATTAGAATAAATAAAAATTCAAAATCTACCTCAGAATCGTCCGATTTTGAGGCTGTTTTTATCTTTGAGACTCATTTTCAGTTCCGTTTCCGGGCGATCCGATATCCGACCAGATTGCCTGATTACTTGACTTGGATTCCATGCCTGGGATGCGCGCGCGCAGGCCTCCGGCGGGCCGGGTCCTTCGCCGCGGCAGACCTGGTTCGGGCCGGCCGGATTGGCGGAATCGCATCGGCCAAGCCGGCCGGCTTGCGGTGCGATTCGAAGGGATTCGACGAGGCCTGCGCTAGACGAGGCCGACCGCCGCGGAGGCGCTGTGCATGCGCTGGTGGGCCACCACGTGCCCCTGCGGCCCGAGGGCCAGCGAGTCGAAGTGGACCTGGTCCAGGTGGCGTTCGAGGACGCTGGTGGCGCCCACCCACACGGACTGCACCGGGCAGCTGTGGGAGAGGGGGCAGCCCTTGTCGGCGTCGGCGCAGTGGTTGAGGGCCATGCCGCCCTCCATGGCCTGCACCACGTCCAGCAGCGAGATCTCGCCGGCGGGCCTGGCGAGGCGGATGCCGCCCGAGGAGCCCCGGGCCGAAACGAGGATGCCCCGGGTCACCAGGGGCTTGATGAGGCGCCGCACGAAGGGCATGGGCAGGGCCCTGGATTCCGAGATCTCCGCGATGGACACCTGCGCCCCCTTCTCGAGGCAAGCCAGGTGCAGCACCACCCGCACGGCGTAATCGGTCTGTCGCGAAATCCCGAGCATGGGCCACCAGGAGGAAGATAGTGCGGGAAAACCAGACATCCGCCCCCGGCCGGGGGCGGAAAGAACACGGCATCAGTATCCAACGGAACCCTGCCGGGAACCTTGATCTTCGTCACTTGCTCCCCCAGAATCCGGGTAGGGCCCGTCTGGAGACGCGGACCAACCCAGGAGATCCCGTGAACATCCCCGGCCACTACCAGCGGTTCTACCGCACCCAGCTGCGCTTCGCCCTGATCATGATCGTGGTGGCCCTCCTGGCCGGGATCTCCTTCCAGGAGTCCGGCCGGAAGGTCCTCATCTCCCCAGAAGTTCCCGCCGGGGCCCACCTGGAGTTCCTCCTCACCCTGGCGCTGGTCCATGGGCATGCCTTCCTGGTGGGGGTCCTCCTGCCCCTCGCCTTCGCCTGGATGCTTCACCTGTCGCTCGCTTTGGGGGCGGGAACGGTCTCCAAGCGCTCCCTCGATTGGACGTCCGCCCTGTACCTCCCCGGCGCCGTGCTCACCGTCGGGCTCATGCTGGTCAAGGGCTACCACTTCGTGCTGGGCGTCCGGCACGGAGCACATGATTTCGCCTTGCTGAATGATCGATTCATGTCTTCAAGCCACGCCCTGCGGGCCGGCGCCTACGGCCTCGCCCATGGCCTGATGGGCCTGGGCCTGGGGATCCTCCTGGTGGCGCTGTGGAGGAACCTGGGAAAAACCCAAGCTTAGAGCCTGTGAAAAAGCAGGCAGAACAAAAAGATTGTTCCCATTTCTCCGATTAATTAAAATAGTTCTGACCAACCCTAGCTCTCGAGGAGGGAAGGTTCCCGCGACCGGGGTAAGGGCAAGTCTGCCGAACTGGCGTGAAGGGTCCGTACCGCGCGTCCCCACGAAAGGAATCCATGAGCTACTCCAAGACGTTCCTCCTCGCCGCCGCATCCGTGGCCACCCTCGCGGTGCGCGCGGACCTGACGCCTGAAGTGGAAGCCAAGTTCCTGAAAGCCATCATCGCCTCCAGCGGCACCAACAAGATCGCCTGCGAGGACGCCGCCCTGAAGACCGCCCTGGAGGCCCAGGGGATCGTGGTGGATTCCTCGGCTCAAATCTGCTGGGTGACCAATCCCAATATCGCCAAGACCATGAAGCAGTTCGGCCGCCTGGTCATCACGAACCGGCGGGACCTGGCCACCAGCGCCTCCGTCCTCATCGTGGAGGACGGCGGCCGGCCCAAGCTCATCCTGAACACCGCCAACCTGAAGACGGCCAAGGTGCAGCTGAGCGACGCCGTCCTGAAGATCGCCGAGAAGATCTGAGTCACAATCCAGAGCATATGCGTCGGATATAGGACCGGTCCGGTTATGCTTGGACCCGAGGTCGTTTCCTTGGAGATGTCACCATGCCAACCCCTTCCCTGAGGCTGCCATCCGGCGCCTGCGCTGCGCTGGCTGCCTGCGCGATCCTTCTCACCGGCTGCGACCGGGACCAGGTGAGCCGCTCGGCCCCGGTTCCCGCCGCGCCCGCTTCGCCAATGCCCGCCGCGACACCGAGCGGCATGCCCCCGGGGATGTCCGGGGACGTGGCCCCACCGCCGGCGCCCGCCAGCCCCCTCCACTGGACCCTTCCCAAGGGCTGGACCGAGACCCCGGGCAGCGGCATGCGCTTCGCGACCCTCAACCCGCCCGGCCCGGGCAAGATCGAGCTGTCCGTCGTGTGCCTTCCGGGCCAGGCGGGGGGTGAACTGGCCAACGTGAACCGCTGGCGCGGGCAGATCGGCCTGGAACCCCTGGACGAGAAAGCCCTGGCGGCCTCCCGCCAGACCGTCAAGAGCAAGGCCGGCTCGGTGGCGGTCTTCGACTTCGCCAGCCAGGGGCAGGCCCAGACCCGTATGATCACGGGCTCCCTCACCACCAAGGACGGCAGCACCTGGTTCCTCAAGCTCGTGGGCGACGCGGTACCCGTGGCCAAGGCCAAGCCCGACTTCATGCGCTACCTGGAGACCCTCCACCTTGATTAAGACATACGCCCTCCGCTTCTGGAACGGCCTGGCGTCCATGCAGGTCACCATCGTCTCCCTGGTGCTCCTGATGGCCCTGGTCGTGCTCTGCACCCTGGCCCAGACCGACCTGGGAACCTTCGGCGCCGTCAAGGTGTACATGCGTTCCTTCCTGGTCTGGCGCTACTTCCCGGGACTGCCCTTCCCCCTGCCCATCTTCCCGGGCGGAGCCCTGGTGGGCCTGGTGCTCCTGTTCAACCTCTCCGTGGCGGGCTTCAAGCGCCTGGAGCCCAACTGGTCGAAGTGCGGGCTCTGGCTGGCCCACGGCGGCCTGATCCTCCTGGTGGCCGGGGAGTTCTCCACCGGCGCCTTCCAGGTGGAGACGAACATGTCCATCGAGACCGGTCAGACCGTGAACTGGCTGGAGAGCCCCCGGGACTTCGAGCTGACCGTCACCGACGTCACCGATCCCGGGCAGCCCCAGGCCTACGGGGTGCCGGAGAGCCTCCTGGCCAAGGGCCGGGACGTGGCCCTGCCCGGCACGCCCCTGACCATCCGGGTGAAGAAGTTCTTCCCCAACGCGAACCTGACCCGCCTGGGCCCGGGCGATCCCCCGCCCCTGGCCACCCAGGGCGTCGGCACGGGCGTCAAGGTCACCGAGGCGCCCCTGGCCGCCACGGAGACCGAGGTCAACATGGTCACCGCCGTCGTCGAGCCCATGGCCGGTGGGCACAGCTACGGCACCTGGCTGGCCTCCAACGGCATCGGCGCGCCCCAGAGCTTCATCCACGAAGGGCGCACCTACACCCTGGGCATCCACAACCGGCGCTACTACCTGCCCTACTCCATCACGCTCAAGAAGTTCAGCCACGACCTCTACCCCGGAACCCAGATCCCGAAGAACTTCTCCAGCCTGGTCCACATTTCCGATCCCGCCCGGGGCGAGGAGCGGGACGTGCTCATCTCCATGAACCAGCCCCTGCGCTACGACGGCCGGGCCTTCTACCAGGCCAGCTTCGGCAAGGGGGACCAGCTGAGCATCCTCCAGGTGGTGAAGAACCCCGGGTGGCTGCTCCCCTACATCTCCTGCACGCTCATCACCCTGGGCCTGCTCATCCACTTCGGGATCACCCTCCGGCGCTCCACGAAAAAGCGCAATGAAACCCAGGAGGTGACGGCATGAACCTCAACCGCCTCGCCAAGTGGCTGCCCGCGGTCCTCACCCTCGCGGCCGCCCTTTTCGTCATGATGCCGCCGCGCCCCGTGCGCGGCATGGAGATCGAGAAGTTCTGCCGCATGCCGGTGCTCGAGGGCGGTCGCGTCAAGCCCCTGGACTCGGTGGCGCGCAACGCCATCCTGGTCATCCAGGAGCGGCAGACCGTCCGCTTCGAGAACCGCACGCTCAGCCCCGACGAGTGGATCCTGGACGTCATGTTCCGCCCCGCCGTGGCCGACCAGCAGCCCATCTTCAGCATCGACGATCCCGACGTGCTGGGTCTCATGGGCATGGCCCAGAGCAACCAGCGGCGCTTCAGCTTCGCCACCCTCGGCCCCCACCTCGACGAGATCGTCAAGCAGGCCCAGACCGCCATGGGCATCGAGGCCATCAAGCGCTCCCGCTTCCAGGCCGCGGTGGTCAAGCTCTACGGCCGGCTCGAGAAGTACCACGGCCTGCGCAACTCCATGCAGCTCATGGACACCCCGGGGCTCTTCATGGAGCTCCAGACGCTCCAGACCCCCGACGCCCCGGCGCGCCACAGGGCCCTTGCGGAGCTGGCGCAGTTCAAGCCCCTGGCCCCCCTGGCCGGGCAGGATCCCGACGCGTGGATTTCCGTGGGCACGGCCCTGGACAACGCCGCCGCCGGCTCCATGCACCCCGCCCTGGTGCCCCTGGCCCGGGCCGGCGCCGCCTACACGGTGGGCGACGCGGCCTCGTTCAACGCCGCCACCGACGACCTCAAGCGCCAGGTGAGCGCCGCCCGCCCCGAGGCCCTCAGCCGCGCGGGCTCCGAGCTGCTCTTCAACCGGGTGGAGCCCTTCTACATCGGCATGGTCTTCTACCTCCTGGCGCTGGGCGGGATCTTCTTCTCCTGGCTGGGCCGGCGGGAGTTCTTCCAGGAGGGGGCCTTCTCCTTCCTGTGGGGCGCCGCCATCATCCACACCCTGGGCCTGGCCTCCCGCATCATCCTGCAGGGCCGTCCCCCGGTCACCAACCTCTACTCCTCGGCCGTGTTCGTGGGCTGGGGCGCGGTGATCCTGGCCATCGTCCTGGAGCGGATGTACCGCCGGGGCTTCGCCACCGCGGTGGGCGCGGCCTCCGGCTTCGTCTCGCTGATCATCGCCCACCACCTCGCCATGGAAGGCGACACCATGGAGATGATGCGCGCCGTGCTGGACTCCAACTTCTGGCTGGCCACGCACGTGGTGACCATCACCATCGGCTACAGCGCCACCTTCCTGGCCGGCGCCATCGCCATCGCCTTCACCCTGCGCAAGCTCTTCGGCAGGAACCGCGACGAGGCCACCACCAAGGTCCTCGTGGACATGACCTACGGCATCATCTGCTTCGCCCTGCTCTTCAGCTTCGTGGGCACGGTGCTGGGCGGGATCTGGGCCGACCAGTCCTGGGGCCGGTTCTGGGGCTGGGATCCCAAGGAGAACGGCGCGCTGCTGATCGTGCTGTGGAACGCCGTCATCCTCCACGCGCGCTGGGCCGGCTACATCAAGGAGAAGGGCCTCATGGCCTGCGCCATCTTCGGCAACATCATCACCAGCCTCTCCTGGTTCGGGGTGAACATGCTGGGCGTGGGGCTCCACTCCTACGGGTTCACCGACGCGGCCTTCCTGTGGCTGTTCCTGTTCATCGGAAGCCAGCTGGTGCTGATCGGGATGTGCCTGCTGCCGGATACCTTCCACGTGGGCGCCAAGGCCTGATGCAAGGCACCCACGGTCACGCGGCCCCTGCGGGGGCCGCGATTTTTTTTCGAGGAAGGCATCGCCCCCGCGGTCCGCCGGGCCTCAGCTCCCCCCGCCCAGGCTCCGGAAGAAGCTGAATCGCCATGCAGATCAAGAGGAACGCGCATCTGGCCATGGACCGCACCCACCTTTCCCTTGTGTCTGCACTGGAGTTTCAAGAATCTTAACCTAGAGCCTTTCTGGGAGTCCCGTGAACATCCTCCGCCGCGTCCTGCCCCTCCTCCTCTGCCCCGCGCTGGCTGCCGCGCCCCGGGCCTTCGCCATCGAGGATCTCTACCGC from Geothrix sp. 21YS21S-2 includes these protein-coding regions:
- a CDS encoding cytochrome c biogenesis protein ResB; the encoded protein is MIKTYALRFWNGLASMQVTIVSLVLLMALVVLCTLAQTDLGTFGAVKVYMRSFLVWRYFPGLPFPLPIFPGGALVGLVLLFNLSVAGFKRLEPNWSKCGLWLAHGGLILLVAGEFSTGAFQVETNMSIETGQTVNWLESPRDFELTVTDVTDPGQPQAYGVPESLLAKGRDVALPGTPLTIRVKKFFPNANLTRLGPGDPPPLATQGVGTGVKVTEAPLAATETEVNMVTAVVEPMAGGHSYGTWLASNGIGAPQSFIHEGRTYTLGIHNRRYYLPYSITLKKFSHDLYPGTQIPKNFSSLVHISDPARGEERDVLISMNQPLRYDGRAFYQASFGKGDQLSILQVVKNPGWLLPYISCTLITLGLLIHFGITLRRSTKKRNETQEVTA
- a CDS encoding DUF2871 family protein — its product is MNIPGHYQRFYRTQLRFALIMIVVALLAGISFQESGRKVLISPEVPAGAHLEFLLTLALVHGHAFLVGVLLPLAFAWMLHLSLALGAGTVSKRSLDWTSALYLPGAVLTVGLMLVKGYHFVLGVRHGAHDFALLNDRFMSSSHALRAGAYGLAHGLMGLGLGILLVALWRNLGKTQA
- a CDS encoding Rrf2 family transcriptional regulator, translated to MLGISRQTDYAVRVVLHLACLEKGAQVSIAEISESRALPMPFVRRLIKPLVTRGILVSARGSSGGIRLARPAGEISLLDVVQAMEGGMALNHCADADKGCPLSHSCPVQSVWVGATSVLERHLDQVHFDSLALGPQGHVVAHQRMHSASAAVGLV
- a CDS encoding cytochrome c biogenesis protein, with the translated sequence MNLNRLAKWLPAVLTLAAALFVMMPPRPVRGMEIEKFCRMPVLEGGRVKPLDSVARNAILVIQERQTVRFENRTLSPDEWILDVMFRPAVADQQPIFSIDDPDVLGLMGMAQSNQRRFSFATLGPHLDEIVKQAQTAMGIEAIKRSRFQAAVVKLYGRLEKYHGLRNSMQLMDTPGLFMELQTLQTPDAPARHRALAELAQFKPLAPLAGQDPDAWISVGTALDNAAAGSMHPALVPLARAGAAYTVGDAASFNAATDDLKRQVSAARPEALSRAGSELLFNRVEPFYIGMVFYLLALGGIFFSWLGRREFFQEGAFSFLWGAAIIHTLGLASRIILQGRPPVTNLYSSAVFVGWGAVILAIVLERMYRRGFATAVGAASGFVSLIIAHHLAMEGDTMEMMRAVLDSNFWLATHVVTITIGYSATFLAGAIAIAFTLRKLFGRNRDEATTKVLVDMTYGIICFALLFSFVGTVLGGIWADQSWGRFWGWDPKENGALLIVLWNAVILHARWAGYIKEKGLMACAIFGNIITSLSWFGVNMLGVGLHSYGFTDAAFLWLFLFIGSQLVLIGMCLLPDTFHVGAKA